GCGTTCACCGCCGCGGTGATCTTCGCGCGCGTGGCGCGGGCCTACCGGGTGACCGACCACTACCGCCAGGAATCGGCGTGAAGACGCGCACCAGAGCCGAAGCGCGCCTCAGCCCCGACGCTGCTCGTCGCCCGCGCCGCTGAAGGCGCGCCACGCAAGGACGGCCGCCACCACGACGCATCCCGCCACCGCTCCCCCCCGCAGTCCCAGCGCCAGCTGCGCGCGGGTGGCGCTCGCGACGACGAACAGCTTGCCGAAGCTCGCTCCCAGGCTGTCAGGAAGACCGGCAAAGCCCGCTCCCAGCGGATACATCTGCAGGAACGCGAGGAACAGGCAGATGAGAAGCCCGCGCGCCGACCCGAAGATGCTGGCCACCAGGGCCCCTACGAGCGACGGCGCGAAAACCGCGATGAGCGTGAACATGGGGCCGCCCCCCATGAGGCGAGAGAGGCTGCGGGCCCCCTTCTCCAACGCGAACGCGGGGCCCGTCGGCGAGAGCGCCAGCGTCGCGACGAGCGTCAGCGCGCAGCCCACGGAGAGCACGAGATCGACAGGGCTCATGCGCGACCCGGGAAGCTCAGCGCCCTGCGCCGCGGGCGACGGGGCGGCAGGCCGGGGAAGCGAATCGAGCGCCACAGACGGGGGTGCCGCCTTGCTGCCCGCCGGGCTCACCTGGGGCTCCAGCGTGGGCACGCCCTCGTCGTCTGTTCTGGTCGAAGCGCGCGGGCCTTCGAGCACAATCTGCTCACCGTCATCGGTCGCCTCTCGACCTGGGCCCGCGGGAGTTCTGCTCGCAGCGGGCGAGGGGGTCTTCTCGTCGCTGTCGCGCAGCGACACGCGCTTCACGGAAAGAGGCGAGCCTGGTCGCGCCAAGAGGGGCGTCTCGGCAGCGACCGCCGCCTTGACCGACGCCGGCGCGCCCTCGAGGTCTGCGAGCACCCCCGCGATCTCTGCCATGGTCTGGAACCGGTTGTCGGCCTGCAGCTCGAGGGCCTTGATGATGAGCGCGTCGAGGCGTGGCGAAATGGCGGGGTTGAAATGCGACGGGGGTTTGACCGGCACCGACTCGAGAAGGCGCTTCATGCACTCGGGAGGGCGCTCGCCCGTGAACATGTCGTACAAGGTCGCCCCGTAGGCGTAGACGTCGGAGCGAAAATCGGTGGGCAGCCCGGCGAGCTGCTCCGGTGGCGAGAAATGGGGCGTTCCCCAGCCCTTGAGGGCGAGGCCCGTGGTGTCGTCCGGCGCGTTGCGCCGCGCAATGCCCATATCGAGCAGCCAGAGGCG
This genomic stretch from Pseudomonadota bacterium harbors:
- a CDS encoding serine/threonine protein kinase, giving the protein MEQGTILQGRYVIDRVLAKGGMSTVYLAHHKVLAHPLAVKRLNVGDVDPTNGSEQRAEFLREGVLLASLSHPSIVKIVDCFADENGFFLVMMYIDGQTLGHRIQRDGALGLSQGLAWARQICEAVQYLHTCSPPVLYRDLKPDNLMIDQTGRLWLLDMGIARRNAPDDTTGLALKGWGTPHFSPPEQLAGLPTDFRSDVYAYGATLYDMFTGERPPECMKRLLESVPVKPPSHFNPAISPRLDALIIKALELQADNRFQTMAEIAGVLADLEGAPASVKAAVAAETPLLARPGSPLSVKRVSLRDSDEKTPSPAASRTPAGPGREATDDGEQIVLEGPRASTRTDDEGVPTLEPQVSPAGSKAAPPSVALDSLPRPAAPSPAAQGAELPGSRMSPVDLVLSVGCALTLVATLALSPTGPAFALEKGARSLSRLMGGGPMFTLIAVFAPSLVGALVASIFGSARGLLICLFLAFLQMYPLGAGFAGLPDSLGASFGKLFVVASATRAQLALGLRGGAVAGCVVVAAVLAWRAFSGAGDEQRRG